A window of Streptomyces sp. SAI-127 contains these coding sequences:
- a CDS encoding acyl-CoA carboxylase subunit beta, translated as MRRSVDTLQELKQLVLDGPSPEATERQHAKGKLTARERIAVLLDKGSFQEVEALRRHRATGFGLEGNRPHTDGVITGWGTVEGRTVFVYAHDFRLFGGALGEAHAQKIHKIMDLAIAAGAPLVSLNDGAGARIQEGVSALAGYGGIFQRNTRASGVIPQISVMLGPCAGGAAYSPALTDYVFMVRETSQMFITGPDVVQAVTGEKITQNGLGGADVHAELSGVAHFVYDDEQTCLEEVRYLLSLLPQNNREQPPAVVTDDPTDRRGEALYELVPSDGNRPYDMRAVIEELVDDGVHLEVHERWATNVICTLARLGGRAVGIVANQPRSLAGVLDIKSSQKAAGFVQTCDSFNIPIVTLVDVPGFLPGVDQEHDGIIRHGAKLLYAYCNATVPRISVVLRKAYGGAYIVLDSRSIGADLALAWPTNEIAVMGADGAAGVIFRREIAAAEDPEAVRKARTEEYRTELMHPYYAAERGLVDDVIDPADTRAVLVRGLEMLATKDADLPMRKHGNPPQ; from the coding sequence ATGCGCCGGAGCGTCGACACACTGCAGGAGCTCAAACAGCTCGTCCTGGACGGGCCCAGTCCGGAGGCCACCGAACGGCAGCACGCCAAAGGGAAACTGACGGCGCGTGAGCGGATCGCCGTACTCCTCGACAAGGGCTCCTTCCAGGAGGTCGAGGCGCTGCGGCGGCACCGGGCCACCGGGTTCGGGCTGGAGGGCAACCGTCCGCACACCGATGGTGTGATCACCGGGTGGGGGACGGTGGAGGGCCGCACGGTGTTCGTGTACGCCCACGACTTCCGGCTGTTCGGCGGTGCGCTGGGCGAGGCGCACGCCCAGAAGATCCACAAGATCATGGACCTGGCGATCGCCGCGGGCGCCCCGCTGGTGTCGCTGAACGACGGCGCCGGAGCCCGGATCCAGGAGGGCGTGTCCGCACTGGCCGGCTACGGCGGGATCTTCCAGCGCAACACCCGTGCCTCCGGGGTGATCCCGCAGATCTCGGTGATGCTCGGCCCGTGCGCCGGCGGCGCGGCCTACTCGCCGGCGCTGACCGACTACGTCTTCATGGTCCGCGAGACCTCCCAGATGTTCATCACCGGCCCGGACGTCGTACAGGCCGTCACCGGCGAGAAGATCACCCAGAACGGCCTCGGCGGGGCCGATGTGCACGCCGAGCTGTCGGGCGTGGCGCACTTCGTCTACGACGACGAGCAGACCTGCCTGGAGGAGGTGCGCTATCTGCTGTCCCTGCTGCCGCAGAACAACCGGGAGCAACCGCCGGCGGTGGTCACCGACGACCCAACCGACCGGCGCGGCGAGGCGCTGTACGAACTGGTGCCCAGCGACGGAAACCGGCCCTACGACATGCGGGCGGTGATCGAGGAACTGGTCGACGACGGGGTGCACCTCGAGGTGCACGAGCGCTGGGCGACCAACGTGATCTGCACCCTGGCGCGGCTGGGCGGGCGGGCGGTGGGCATCGTCGCCAACCAGCCGCGCTCACTGGCCGGCGTGCTGGACATCAAGAGTTCGCAGAAGGCGGCCGGATTCGTGCAGACCTGCGACTCCTTCAACATCCCGATCGTCACCCTGGTCGACGTGCCGGGCTTCCTGCCGGGCGTCGACCAGGAGCACGACGGCATCATCCGGCACGGCGCCAAGCTGCTGTACGCGTACTGCAACGCGACGGTGCCCCGGATCTCCGTGGTGCTGCGCAAGGCCTACGGCGGCGCCTACATCGTGCTGGACTCGCGTTCCATCGGCGCGGACCTGGCGCTGGCCTGGCCGACGAACGAGATCGCCGTGATGGGCGCCGACGGCGCCGCAGGCGTGATCTTCCGGCGGGAGATCGCCGCCGCCGAGGACCCGGAGGCGGTGCGCAAGGCGCGCACCGAGGAGTACCGGACCGAGCTGATGCACCCGTACTACGCGGCCGAGCGCGGCCTGGTGGACGATGTCATCGACCCGGCCGATACCCGGGCAGTGCTGGTGCGGGGCCTGGAGATGCTCGCCACCAAGGACGCCGACCTGCCGATGCGCAAGCACGGCAACCCGCCGCAGTGA
- a CDS encoding acyl-CoA carboxylase epsilon subunit, whose amino-acid sequence MTGPAAEERLLVRIERGRPTAEETAALTAALLVVAAARAAEVRPSSSGPGAARWYRWERTAGFRPGHSWRLAR is encoded by the coding sequence GTGACCGGGCCCGCCGCCGAGGAGCGGCTTCTGGTGCGGATCGAGCGGGGGCGGCCGACGGCTGAGGAGACGGCGGCGTTGACCGCAGCGCTGTTGGTGGTCGCGGCGGCCCGTGCCGCGGAGGTCCGGCCGAGTTCGTCGGGGCCTGGTGCGGCTCGTTGGTACCGCTGGGAGCGCACCGCCGGGTTCCGGCCGGGGCACAGTTGGCGTCTGGCCCGGTGA
- a CDS encoding acyl-CoA carboxylase epsilon subunit, whose protein sequence is MRVERGRPTAEETAALTAALLVVAAARAAEVRPSSSGPGAARWYRWERTAGFRPGHSWRLAR, encoded by the coding sequence GTGCGGGTCGAGCGGGGGCGGCCGACGGCTGAGGAGACGGCGGCGTTGACCGCGGCGCTGTTGGTGGTCGCGGCGGCCCGTGCCGCTGAGGTCCGGCCGAGTTCGTCGGGGCCTGGTGCGGCTCGTTGGTATCGCTGGGAGCGCACCGCCGGGTTCCGGCCGGGGCATAGCTGGCGTCTGGCCCGGTGA